Proteins found in one Hymenobacter sp. J193 genomic segment:
- a CDS encoding TonB-dependent receptor domain-containing protein, whose product MATWEIGYKGLVVPNVVLDLNYYRSSYQDFIGQVRLISNIDGSRPTPAQLAAAATGARPLQTGPTRVIQVQANAAQQVHASGSMASLTYTPRKQLNLTGNYTLSLLERKRLPERFQAYHNTPRHKFNLGAYGEVGKAFNYSLNYRWAEGHLFESPFAAGELKAYSSLDAQVGYHLSKYHTTVQAGGLTWPTRPTYRSTAALRLAG is encoded by the coding sequence GTGGCCACGTGGGAAATCGGCTACAAGGGGCTGGTCGTGCCAAATGTCGTGCTTGATCTGAACTATTACCGGTCGAGCTATCAGGACTTCATTGGCCAAGTGCGCTTGATTTCCAATATAGACGGGAGCCGTCCGACGCCGGCGCAGCTGGCGGCGGCGGCCACCGGGGCGCGGCCGCTGCAGACCGGCCCGACGCGCGTGATCCAGGTGCAGGCCAACGCGGCCCAGCAGGTGCACGCCTCCGGCAGCATGGCCTCGCTGACTTACACGCCCCGCAAGCAGCTGAACCTGACGGGCAACTACACGCTCAGTTTGCTGGAGCGCAAGCGCCTGCCTGAGCGCTTCCAAGCGTACCACAACACGCCCCGGCACAAGTTCAACCTGGGCGCTTACGGGGAAGTAGGCAAGGCCTTCAACTACTCGCTCAACTACCGCTGGGCCGAAGGCCATTTATTTGAGTCGCCGTTTGCTGCCGGTGAGCTGAAGGCCTACTCCTCCCTCGATGCGCAGGTTGGTTACCACCTGAGCAAGTATCATACGACGGTCCAGGCCGGGGGCTTAACCTGGCCAACACGACCAACATACAGGTCTACGGCGGCCCTCAGATTAGCCGGTTAG
- a CDS encoding M20/M25/M40 family metallo-hydrolase: MKNPVVAKLPAAAVEHLQAAVRLRTESYRSGNVADTSQFLGFHRLLQRTYPLLHRTLRRQVVGGYSLCYEWAGQEPSAAPVIVLAHYDVVPVDTATLPRWKYPPFGAVQAHDTIWGRGTTDNKANAVALLEAVESALLRGQQPRRTVFLVLGHDEEVGGMHGARQVAQLLQRRGIRPAFVLDEGGYITRRKVPGMVGRPVALIGTAEKGYLSLQLSASLAGGHAAMPEKESAVGLVAGAVASLQQQEFAAQLTPAMQDFATHVGPHLPFGQRVAFANQWLLRPLILRAYRATAAGAAAVRTTIAPTVLQAGMKDNVIPASASAIVNLRLLPTTTAAGTLAQVRAWLPDQRVQVRPVGPVSEPTAAASTETLGYRLIDQQLHQLVPGVVTTPFLFVAQSDARHFQPLTTDIYRFSPTTDPQGMHGENECVSVASFTQTYCYFAGILRAL; this comes from the coding sequence GTGAAAAACCCGGTCGTGGCCAAGCTGCCGGCCGCCGCCGTTGAGCACCTGCAGGCAGCCGTGCGGCTCCGCACGGAATCCTATCGTTCGGGCAACGTGGCGGATACGTCCCAGTTTTTGGGCTTTCACCGATTGCTGCAGCGCACGTACCCGCTACTGCATCGGACACTGCGCCGCCAGGTTGTCGGCGGTTATTCGCTTTGCTATGAGTGGGCCGGCCAGGAGCCTTCCGCCGCGCCAGTTATTGTGCTGGCGCACTATGATGTGGTCCCGGTAGATACGGCCACGCTGCCCCGCTGGAAATACCCGCCGTTTGGGGCCGTACAGGCTCATGATACCATCTGGGGGCGTGGCACAACGGATAACAAGGCTAATGCGGTGGCGCTGCTGGAAGCCGTAGAAAGTGCCCTTCTGCGTGGCCAGCAGCCCCGGCGCACCGTTTTTCTGGTGCTGGGCCACGATGAGGAAGTTGGCGGTATGCACGGCGCGCGCCAGGTAGCGCAGCTGCTGCAGCGGCGGGGCATCCGCCCGGCCTTCGTACTGGATGAAGGCGGCTACATCACGCGCAGAAAGGTTCCGGGCATGGTTGGTCGCCCGGTTGCGTTGATTGGCACTGCCGAGAAAGGCTATCTCTCCCTGCAGCTGAGCGCCAGCCTTGCCGGTGGGCATGCGGCCATGCCGGAAAAAGAGTCGGCTGTCGGGTTGGTAGCCGGGGCCGTGGCCTCGCTCCAGCAGCAGGAGTTTGCCGCCCAGCTGACCCCGGCCATGCAGGACTTTGCCACCCACGTCGGGCCTCACCTGCCCTTCGGCCAACGGGTAGCCTTTGCCAATCAATGGCTGTTGCGGCCGCTTATTCTGCGCGCCTACCGTGCAACGGCTGCCGGCGCAGCAGCGGTCCGCACGACGATTGCGCCCACTGTTCTCCAGGCGGGTATGAAGGATAACGTCATCCCGGCTTCGGCCTCAGCCATAGTGAATTTACGGTTACTGCCAACCACTACGGCCGCCGGCACGCTGGCGCAGGTGCGGGCCTGGTTGCCGGATCAGCGCGTTCAGGTCCGGCCCGTGGGCCCGGTCTCGGAACCGACGGCGGCGGCTTCGACGGAAACGCTGGGCTACCGCCTCATTGACCAGCAGCTGCACCAACTGGTGCCGGGAGTGGTTACCACGCCCTTTCTGTTCGTTGCCCAGTCCGATGCCCGGCACTTTCAGCCCCTTACGACGGATATATACCGCTTTTCCCCCACTACTGACCCTCAGGGGATGCACGGTGAAAACGAATGCGTCTCCGTTGCCAGCTTCACGCAGACGTATTGTTATTTCGCCGGCATTCTGCGGGCGTTATAA